In Elusimicrobiota bacterium, the sequence TGGGTAAATAGAAGTTAGGGTATTTAATTTGTTGAAAAAGGAGGGTAGCAGATGGCGAAGATTGATTTTGGTGGGGTTGTAGAAGAAGTGGTGACAAGGGATGAGTTTCCGTTATCAAAAGCACAAGAGGTGCTAAAAAATGAGGTTGTGGCTGTAATTGGATACGGTGTTCAGGGACCTGCGCAATCACTGAATATGCGAGACAACAAGATAAATGTTATCGTCGGTCAGCGTCCTGAAGAAAAGTCATACTGGGATAAAGCGGTTAAAGATGGCTGGCTGCCCGGTAAAACGCTTTTTAATATTGAGGAAGCAGCAGAAAAAGGAACAATAGTTCAATATCTGATTTCTGATGCAGGTCAGATGGCTGTCTGGCCTAAATTAAAACCGTTTCTTACTAAAGGAAAAGCATTATATTTTTCACACGGGTTCTCAATTGTGTACAAAGACCAGACAAAAGTTATTCCACCAGAAGATATAGATGTTATACTTGTTGCGCCGAAAGGTTCCGGACTATCAGTAAGACGAAATTTTTTAAGTGGTAGTGGAATAAATTCAAGTTTTGCTGTTTGGCAGGATGCAACTGGCAGAGCAAAAGAGCGAACTCTTGCAATTGGTATAGCAGTTGGTTCAGGTTTTCTATTTCCAACAACTTTTGAAAATGAG encodes:
- the ilvC gene encoding ketol-acid reductoisomerase codes for the protein MAKIDFGGVVEEVVTRDEFPLSKAQEVLKNEVVAVIGYGVQGPAQSLNMRDNKINVIVGQRPEEKSYWDKAVKDGWLPGKTLFNIEEAAEKGTIVQYLISDAGQMAVWPKLKPFLTKGKALYFSHGFSIVYKDQTKVIPPEDIDVILVAPKGSGLSVRRNFLSGSGINSSFAVWQDATGRAKERTLAIGIAVGSGFLFPTTFENEVYSDLTGERGTLMGALAAILEAQYNLFRKKGHMPSEAFNETVEELTQSLIKLVAENGMDWMYTNCSTTAQRGALDWLPKFRKAVEPVFEELYERVKTGVETKRVLEVNSAPDYKEKLDAELRQMRESEMWRAGAAVRSLRPENWSQK